From a region of the Leptidea sinapis chromosome 6, ilLepSina1.1, whole genome shotgun sequence genome:
- the LOC126964875 gene encoding uncharacterized protein LOC126964875: MSEKEGSIFYKLESLLQQDYRGVNIAVYSIATAGLAIAVNKIRPVSKFSKASKIPTNFIKNHEPLKGVYVGIQHSPVRLLINHKAPIYLPLWHSSKPPLPVKLWGVDIVSGNAVNWLDCVAKGQKVTLNPISRESDDLVSSVILHLNKPKTNAVENIDIGQKLIELGFAKASIPSGIKKNTLESKLAPALSSAEKQAKKSRNGIWSEILPPIPFYVIYLRKGVNTTKDLLLHSTNMLFDFVLFLLKIALRSMKNVALRPFRSNSKQLQTT, translated from the exons atgtcagaaaaagaaggatcaatattttataaactggAAAGCTTATTGCAACAGGATTATCGAGGAGTGAAC ATAGCCGTTTACAGTATAGCTACAGCCGGTCTTGCTATTGCGGTAAACAAAATCCGTCCG GTCAGTAAGTTTTCCAAAGCTAGTAAAATACCAACCAATTTCATTAAGAATCATGAACCTTTAAAAGGTGTTTATGTTGGTATTCAGCATTCTCCAGTAAGGCTTTTGATAAATCATAAGGCACCAATTTACTTACCACTCTGGCACTCTAGTAAACCTCCTTTGCCAGTAaag CTATGGGGTGTTGATATTGTAAGTGGCAATGCCGTCAATTGGTTAGACTGTGTGGCAAAAGGACAAAAGGTCACCTTAAATCCGATTTCAAGAGAATCAGATGACCTTGTTTCATCTGTTATATTGCATTTAAACAAACCTAAG ACTAATGCTGTGGAAAACATAGACATAGGACAAAAATTAATAGAGCTTGGATTTGCAAAGGCTTCAATTCCAAGTGGAATTAAAAAGAACACATTGGAATCAAAGTTGGCACCTGCGCTGTCATCAGCGGAAAAGCAAGCAAAGAAGTCCAGAAATGGCATTTGGTCAGAAATTCTGCCTCCTATtccattttatgttatttatttgagGAAGGGAGTAAATACCACCAAGGACCTACTGCTTCATTCTACAAATAtgttatttgattttgttttgttCTTATTGAAAATTGCCTTAAGAAGCATGAAGAATGTTGCTCTTCGACCTTTCAGATCTAATTCAAAACAATTACAAACAAcctaa
- the LOC126964879 gene encoding ras-related protein Rab-8A, translating to MAKTYDCLFKLLLIGDSGVGKTSILFRFSEDAFNISFISTIGIDFKIRTIDLDGKKVKLQIWDTAGQERFRTITTAYYRGSMGIMLVYDVTNEKSFENIKNWIRNIEENASADVEKMILGNKCDLDDKRQVSKEKGEQLAIEYQIKFVETSAKDSLNVEYAFYTLARDIKAKMEKKQEASNPPGVRGGTHLLKATDQPRKPTSWLSRCSIL from the exons atggcaAAAACTTACGATTGTTTATTTAAGTTACTTTTAATAGGTGATTCTGGAGTTGGAAAAACTTCTATATTGTTTCGGTTTTCAGAAGATGCATttaacatttcatttatatcaACAATTG GTATTGACTTCAAAATAAGAACAATAGATCTAGATGggaaaaaagtaaaattacaaatatg GGATACAGCAGGACAAGAAAGATTCCGTACCATTACTACAGCATACTACAGGGGCTCTATGGGCATAATGCTAGTTTATGATGTCACAAATGAAAAGAGctttgaaaacataaaaaattggaTAAGAAATATTGAAGAAAATGCAAGTGCTGATGTGGAGAAAATGATACTTGGTAACAAATGTGATTTAGATGATAAAAGACAG GTTTCAAAAGAAAAAGGTGAACAATTAGCAAtagaatatcaaataaaatttgtggaGACTTCAGCAAAGGACTCATTAAATGTTGAATATGCATTTTATACTCTTGCGAGGGACATTAAAGCTAAAATGGAGAAAAAGCAG GAGGCAAGTAATCCCCCTGGAGTCCGTGGAGGGACCCACCTGTTGAAGGCTACAGACCAGCCCCGCAAGCCAACATCTTGGTTGTCCCGCTGCTCCATACTCTGA
- the LOC126964873 gene encoding protein SEC13 homolog, with product MISVLNTVDTGHEDMIHDAELDYYGLRLATCSSDNSVKIFDIKNGTQTLAADLKGHFGPVWQVAWAHPKYGNLLASCSYDRKVIIWKEAGEWTKLYEYTGHESSVNSVAWAPAEYGLILACSSSDGSISIITYNQDAGTWDVRKISGAHAIGVNSISWCPAISADMNLDPLTNKDAPKRIVSGGCDNLIKIWREQGDQWVEVNRLEMHMDWVRDVAWAHSFGLQKSMIASCSQDKRVVIWSSDDNVSWSPTILNTFDDVVWSVSWSLTGNILAVSGGDNKVSLWRENAEGQWQCISEVAKGLGQTPNDERSTI from the exons ATGATAAGTGTACTAAATACAGTGGACACGGGTCACGAGGATATGATTCATGATGCAGAATTAGATTATTACGGTCTTCGACTTGCTACTTGTTCATCGGATAACTCGGTTAAAATATTCGATATTAAGAATGGAACGCAAACCCTCGCAGCCGATTTAAAAGGCCACTTTGGACCCGTATGGCAAGTCGCATGGGCCCATCCTAAGTACGGGAATTTACTAGCTTCATGCTCATATGATAGAAAGGTTATAATATGGAAAGAGGCGGGAGAATGGACCAAATTGTATGAGTACACCGGTCACGAAAGTTCAGTCAACTCCGTTGCATGGGCACCTGCAGAATACGGCCTCATACTAGCATGTAGCAGTTCCGATGGTTCAATATCtataataacatataatcaAGATGCTGGTACCTGGGATGTCAGAAAAATATCTGGTGCACATGCCATTGGCGTAAACTCGATAAGTTGGTGTCCAGCAATATCTGCTGATATGAATTTGGATCCTTTAACTAATAAAGATGCCCCTAAAAGAATAGTATCTGGAGGCTGTGATAATTTGATCAAG ATTTGGAGAGAACAAGGTGATCAGTGGGTAGAAGTGAACAGATTAGAGATGCATATGGACTGGGTTAGAGATGTTGCATGGGCCCACTCTTTTGGGTTACAAAAATCAATGATTGCCAGTTGTTCACAAGATAAGAGAGTTGTCATATGGTCAAGTGATGACAATGTATCTTGGAGCCctacaatattaaatacatttgatGATGTTGTGTGGAGTGTGAGTTGGTCACTTACTGGAAATATCCTAGCAGTTTCTGGTGGAGACAATAAGGTTAGCTTGTGGAGGGAGAATGCCGAGGGTCAGTGGCAGTGCATTAGTGAAGTAGCTAAAGGTCTTGGTCAAACACCCAATGATGAAAGAAGCACTATATGa
- the LOC126964882 gene encoding DNA-directed RNA polymerase II subunit RPB7 yields MFYHISLEHEILLHPRYFGPQLLDTVKQKLYTEVEGTCTGKYGFVIAVTTIDSIGAGLIQPGQGFVVYPVKYKAIVFRPFKGEVLDAIVTQVNKVGMFAQIGPLSCFISHHSIPADMEFCPNVNPPCYKSKQEDNVIQEEDVIRLKIVGTRVDATGIFAIGTLMDDYLGLVTQ; encoded by the exons ATGTTTTACCAT ATATCTTTAGAACATGAAATTTTGTTACATCCACGTTATTTTGGACCTCAATTACTGGATACTGTCAAACAAAAACTTTATACTGAAGTTGAAGGAACTTGCACTGGAAA atATGGTTTTGTAATAGCTGTAACAACAATAGATAGTATTGGAGCGGGGCTTATACAACCTGGTCAAGGTTTTGTTGTGTATCCTGTGAAGTATAAAGCGATTGTGTTCAGACCCTTTAAGGGTGAGGTACTAGATGCGATAGTAACACAGGTTAATAAG gtTGGAATGTTTGCACAAATTGGACCTTTAAGTTGTTTCATCTCTCACCAT TCGATACCTGCCGATATGGAGTTTTGCCCCAACGTGAATCCGCCCTGCTACAAAAGTAAGCAAGAGGACAATGTGATTCAGGAGGAAGATGTCATCAGACTCAAGATAGTGGGCACCAGGGTCGACGCTACTGGCATT TTTGCCATCGGTACTCTTATGGACGACTACCTAGGATTAGTAACACAGTAA